From a region of the Thermus caldilimi genome:
- the soxX gene encoding sulfur oxidation c-type cytochrome SoxX — translation MTKKAAVWLVSGLILGLGLTQMSPFRARLEAALHAGGHEFAQVMLSQDKGQALCSQYRDKLPPDLIPSFLAEQKALIKYPANGKLMGDWRNGEKVFTDPKRGNCYACHAGVASEVAHGTMGPSLTNYGQRGTSEAVVRYTYEKIYNAWAFVPCSLMYRGGVHGLFTPEETADLVAFLLDPESPINRR, via the coding sequence ATGACCAAAAAAGCGGCAGTTTGGTTGGTTTCGGGTCTCATCCTGGGGCTTGGCCTCACCCAGATGAGCCCCTTTAGGGCCCGCCTCGAGGCAGCTTTGCATGCGGGTGGCCACGAGTTCGCTCAGGTAATGCTTTCCCAGGACAAAGGGCAGGCGCTTTGTTCCCAGTATCGGGACAAGCTGCCTCCAGACCTAATACCTTCTTTCCTAGCTGAGCAAAAGGCCCTCATCAAGTACCCAGCGAATGGAAAGCTCATGGGGGATTGGCGAAACGGGGAGAAGGTCTTCACTGACCCCAAGCGGGGCAACTGCTATGCCTGCCACGCCGGGGTGGCCAGCGAGGTGGCCCACGGCACCATGGGGCCGAGCCTGACCAACTATGGGCAGCGGGGCACCTCGGAGGCGGTGGTGCGGTACACCTACGAGAAGATCTACAACGCATGGGCCTTCGTACCCTGCTCCCTCATGTACCGGGGCGGGGTGCACGGCCTCTTCACCCCGGAGGAGACCGCCGATCTGGTGGCCTTCCTTCTGGACCCCGAATCCCCCATCAACCGGAGGTGA
- a CDS encoding translation initiation factor 2, with amino-acid sequence MKKVLALVALLGLGLAQSLVVEVKGSLEEVEAKTLSALQSVGLEADRVLNLGEQVRQVTGPGFPEYRLVVLKPDKGSIEAVSKNPMAAIVLPPTVFITGQGNSFTVGTFDGRLLFSMLQVYGGEVERLTWRLEAALGRLGIVKRLPPAMMPDPSSGMMPALLYRVPAAKVEDVVLMVETELTSNGLNLLPNVKVGPVTVIMPCKSEWARVMFLTQPAGGFAAPCRFFAMQMGNDVLVGAIEPMLMTIMPGVMGTPAVSMLQEARQVMSQILEATGGTPYRPGR; translated from the coding sequence ATGAAGAAGGTTTTGGCTTTGGTGGCCCTTTTGGGGTTGGGTTTGGCGCAGTCTTTGGTGGTGGAGGTTAAGGGCTCCTTGGAAGAAGTGGAGGCTAAGACCCTTTCCGCCCTGCAGTCCGTGGGCCTCGAGGCGGACCGGGTGCTGAACCTGGGAGAGCAGGTGCGTCAGGTGACGGGCCCGGGTTTCCCCGAGTACCGTCTGGTGGTGCTGAAGCCGGACAAGGGAAGCATCGAGGCGGTTTCCAAGAACCCCATGGCCGCCATCGTCTTGCCGCCCACGGTCTTCATCACCGGCCAGGGGAACAGCTTCACGGTGGGCACTTTTGATGGGCGCCTGCTCTTTTCCATGCTCCAGGTGTACGGGGGTGAGGTGGAGCGGCTAACCTGGCGCCTCGAGGCGGCTTTGGGAAGGCTTGGCATCGTGAAGCGCCTGCCCCCCGCCATGATGCCCGATCCTTCTAGCGGCATGATGCCCGCCCTCTTGTACCGGGTGCCCGCCGCCAAGGTGGAGGATGTGGTGCTCATGGTGGAAACGGAGCTCACCTCCAACGGGCTCAACCTTTTGCCCAACGTGAAGGTGGGCCCGGTCACCGTGATCATGCCCTGCAAGAGCGAATGGGCCCGGGTCATGTTCCTCACCCAGCCTGCGGGAGGTTTCGCTGCTCCTTGCCGCTTCTTCGCCATGCAGATGGGTAACGACGTCCTGGTGGGGGCCATCGAGCCCATGCTCATGACCATCATGCCCGGGGTGATGGGCACGCCGGCGGTGTCCATGCTTCAGGAGGCCCGCCAGGTCATGAGCCAGATCCTGGAAGCCACGGGCGGGACTCCTTACCGCCCTGGCCGATAA
- the soxC gene encoding sulfite dehydrogenase — protein sequence MDRRRFFRLLGAGGVLGLLKAKAQTTPWDEETFAPMKTLGAPLSEYGQRSPFEEGVVRYISPNLRTRHSGADFAPLEKLEGVITPNGLHFERHHGGVPQVDPAKYRLVIHGMVERPLVFTLEDLKRFPSVTRTYFIECAGNGQNGYRNPPDPNLTATRSRGLASNASWTGVPLALLLKEAGVKPGAKWLIPEGMDAAAYTRSLPLKKAMEDVLVAYAQNGEALRPEQGYPVRLVVPGWEGSIQVKWLRRILVTDLPAMAKDETSEYTDVMADGKVWAFTWVMDPESIITYPSGLQQIQPGFHEIRGLAWSGYGRITKVEISFDEGKTWRQATLEPPVERYAFVRFKMPWYWDGKEVVLWSRAWDEKGNTQPTREEFFKKWGRNNRYHYNAIQAWRILPDGRVVNGDRPLGQQAFGPVGGCDGEVFDG from the coding sequence ATGGACCGAAGGAGGTTCTTCCGGCTTTTGGGTGCAGGAGGCGTGCTGGGCCTTCTTAAGGCCAAGGCTCAGACGACTCCCTGGGATGAGGAAACCTTTGCCCCCATGAAGACCCTGGGGGCCCCCCTTTCCGAGTACGGCCAGAGGAGCCCCTTTGAGGAAGGGGTGGTACGCTACATTTCCCCCAACCTGCGCACCCGCCACTCGGGGGCGGACTTTGCCCCTTTGGAGAAACTGGAGGGGGTCATCACCCCCAACGGCCTCCACTTTGAGCGGCATCACGGAGGGGTGCCCCAGGTGGATCCGGCCAAGTACCGCCTGGTCATCCACGGGATGGTGGAAAGGCCTCTGGTCTTTACCTTGGAGGACCTGAAACGTTTCCCCTCCGTGACCCGCACCTACTTCATCGAATGTGCCGGAAACGGGCAAAACGGTTACCGCAACCCCCCGGACCCCAACCTCACCGCCACCCGGAGCCGGGGCCTGGCCTCCAACGCCAGCTGGACAGGGGTTCCTTTGGCCTTGCTCCTCAAGGAGGCGGGGGTGAAGCCCGGGGCCAAGTGGCTCATCCCTGAGGGCATGGATGCCGCCGCCTACACCCGCTCCCTGCCCCTGAAGAAGGCCATGGAGGACGTGCTGGTGGCCTATGCCCAAAACGGGGAGGCCCTGCGCCCCGAGCAGGGCTACCCGGTGCGGCTGGTGGTGCCGGGGTGGGAGGGCTCTATCCAGGTGAAGTGGCTAAGGCGCATCCTGGTCACGGACCTCCCCGCCATGGCCAAGGACGAGACCAGCGAGTACACCGACGTGATGGCCGATGGCAAGGTATGGGCCTTCACCTGGGTCATGGACCCCGAGTCCATCATCACCTACCCCTCCGGGCTCCAGCAGATCCAGCCCGGCTTCCACGAGATCCGCGGCCTGGCCTGGAGCGGGTACGGGCGGATCACCAAGGTGGAGATCTCCTTCGATGAGGGCAAGACCTGGCGCCAGGCCACCTTGGAACCCCCGGTGGAGCGCTACGCCTTCGTGCGCTTCAAGATGCCCTGGTACTGGGACGGGAAGGAGGTGGTCCTCTGGAGCCGGGCCTGGGACGAGAAGGGGAACACCCAGCCCACCCGGGAGGAGTTCTTCAAGAAATGGGGCAGGAACAACCGCTACCACTACAACGCCATCCAGGCCTGGCGCATCCTGCCCGACGGACGGGTGGTGAACGGGGATAGGCCCTTGGGCCAGCAGGCGTTTGGACCCGTGGGGGGTTGCGACGGGGAGGTGTTCGATGGTTAA
- the ccdA gene encoding cytochrome c biogenesis protein CcdA — translation MSVSLTAAFLAGVLSFLSPCVLPLVPTYLFYLGGERGRPLFNALFFVLGFGVVFFLLGLPFTLVGGLLFEHRQTLARVGGVILILFGLYMLGLRPRWGVNLRYEGETGRPLGALLLGASLGLGWTPCIGPILGAILTLTAVGGGVGLLVAYILGLAVPFLLVALFADRLKGWLRRAGRLSHYVELLAGVVLLVVGVLLVTGTYTALNSFFLRITPEWLQKNL, via the coding sequence ATGAGCGTTTCCTTGACGGCAGCTTTTTTAGCGGGGGTGCTTTCCTTTCTCTCCCCTTGCGTCCTTCCCCTGGTGCCCACCTACCTCTTCTACCTGGGGGGAGAGCGGGGGCGCCCCCTTTTCAACGCCCTTTTCTTCGTGCTGGGCTTTGGGGTGGTCTTTTTCCTCCTGGGTTTGCCTTTTACCCTGGTGGGCGGGCTCCTGTTTGAGCACCGCCAGACCCTGGCCCGGGTAGGGGGGGTTATCCTGATCCTCTTCGGCCTCTACATGCTAGGCCTGAGGCCTAGGTGGGGGGTAAACCTCCGTTACGAGGGGGAGACGGGGCGCCCCTTGGGGGCCCTGCTCCTGGGAGCCAGCCTGGGCTTGGGCTGGACCCCTTGCATCGGGCCCATCCTGGGAGCCATCCTCACCCTGACAGCGGTGGGGGGTGGGGTGGGGCTTCTTGTGGCCTATATCCTGGGCCTGGCGGTGCCCTTTTTGTTGGTGGCCCTTTTCGCCGACCGGCTTAAGGGGTGGCTGAGGCGAGCCGGGCGGCTTTCCCACTACGTGGAGTTGCTGGCGGGGGTGGTGCTCCTTGTGGTGGGGGTTTTGCTGGTCACAGGGACCTACACCGCCCTGAACTCCTTTTTCCTCCGGATTACGCCGGAGTGGCTGCAGAAGAACCTGTAG
- the soxA gene encoding sulfur oxidation c-type cytochrome SoxA, whose protein sequence is MKRRNRFVFLGVLALGTLVGVGAYTQQQKPLDPFEEAMRQRQMYLETFGVLPGDLFVEEGKELFFRKGPSGKTLEECDFGKGKGVLEGVYAILPKYFPDSRRVEDLETRVYTCMQTVQGYKPAEIKRDEVRAITTYIASFSSKAKIQVVPKHPAELAMYNLGRELWYTRAGARDMSCAVCHDQYAGQRVRLSPVRSPKQGLGNEWPAYRFEEDRLYTMEDRINFCYESIAIPKPGFYSDVHIALTVYMLAEATKAGHSFEELPFFTR, encoded by the coding sequence GTGAAGAGAAGGAATCGCTTTGTTTTCCTGGGCGTGCTGGCCTTGGGGACCCTGGTGGGTGTGGGGGCCTACACCCAGCAGCAAAAGCCCCTGGATCCCTTCGAGGAGGCCATGCGCCAGCGGCAGATGTACCTGGAGACCTTCGGCGTGCTCCCAGGGGATCTTTTTGTGGAGGAGGGGAAGGAGCTCTTCTTCCGCAAGGGGCCAAGCGGCAAGACCCTCGAGGAGTGCGACTTCGGCAAGGGGAAGGGGGTTTTGGAAGGGGTCTACGCCATCCTTCCCAAGTATTTCCCCGATAGCAGACGGGTGGAAGACTTGGAAACCCGGGTGTACACCTGCATGCAGACCGTGCAGGGGTACAAGCCGGCGGAGATCAAGCGGGACGAGGTTAGGGCCATCACCACCTACATCGCCTCCTTCTCCTCCAAGGCCAAGATCCAGGTGGTGCCCAAGCACCCGGCGGAGCTGGCCATGTACAACCTGGGGCGGGAGCTTTGGTACACCCGTGCGGGGGCTAGGGACATGAGCTGCGCCGTCTGCCACGACCAGTATGCGGGCCAAAGGGTGCGGCTTTCCCCGGTCAGGAGCCCCAAGCAGGGCCTGGGCAACGAGTGGCCCGCCTACCGCTTTGAGGAGGACCGGCTCTACACCATGGAGGACCGCATCAACTTCTGCTACGAGTCCATCGCGATCCCCAAGCCGGGGTTCTACTCGGATGTCCACATTGCCTTGACGGTGTACATGCTGGCCGAGGCCACTAAGGCCGGGCACTCCTTTGAGGAGTTGCCCTTCTTTACCCGCTAG
- the soxX gene encoding sulfur oxidation c-type cytochrome SoxX yields MKAKKLIPILLAAPLVVALAQSYFSPSELEAIKMGGKTYAEVFLNQRPDQALCSIHRNRLPADLLPKFLEEQRSLIKYPQSGKLMGDWKKGGAIFNDLQKANCFSCHFGSPVHLGGDVGPSLEKYGLKRGQSEAIQRYTYEVIYNSWAYFPCTVMYRFGAQGLLTPEEIADVVAYLLDPESEFNTKPAVGSR; encoded by the coding sequence ATGAAGGCGAAGAAGCTTATCCCTATCCTTTTGGCCGCACCCTTGGTGGTAGCCTTGGCCCAGTCGTACTTCAGCCCTTCCGAGCTGGAGGCCATCAAGATGGGTGGCAAGACCTATGCTGAGGTCTTCCTCAACCAGCGGCCGGACCAGGCCCTTTGCTCCATCCACCGGAACCGCCTGCCCGCCGATCTTCTGCCCAAGTTTCTTGAGGAGCAACGCTCCCTCATCAAGTACCCGCAGAGCGGCAAGCTCATGGGGGATTGGAAGAAGGGCGGGGCCATCTTCAACGACCTGCAGAAGGCCAACTGCTTCTCTTGCCACTTTGGTTCCCCCGTGCACCTGGGTGGGGACGTGGGGCCGAGCCTGGAGAAATACGGCCTAAAGCGGGGGCAGTCGGAAGCCATCCAGCGCTACACCTACGAGGTCATCTACAACTCCTGGGCTTACTTCCCCTGCACGGTGATGTACCGCTTCGGCGCCCAAGGGCTTTTGACCCCCGAGGAGATCGCCGACGTGGTGGCCTACTTGTTGGATCCGGAAAGCGAGTTCAACACCAAGCCGGCGGTGGGGTCTAGATGA
- a CDS encoding heme exporter protein CcmB → MKLPVEGWPEAAGQGRVGMVRRVVLLALRDLRLEVRDRAGLLSILAFFAVMLFIMALALGPEEEPLRRAAPGVLWVALAFGSTLLSTRAFALEVEEGTLDDLLLAPGGKEWIYFGKLLFQMLLLLPLAALALLMAAGLFYLPLERLFPLFLTLVLGVLGYASVATFYAGLLARLRGREALLPLLLFSLVVPVVLASVRATTGLAEGLPLAEISDWWQLLLVFDVVYLSASALLFPVVMEG, encoded by the coding sequence ATGAAGCTTCCCGTGGAAGGGTGGCCCGAGGCTGCCGGCCAAGGTAGGGTAGGGATGGTGCGCCGGGTGGTGTTGTTGGCTCTAAGGGATCTTCGCCTCGAGGTGCGTGACCGCGCGGGGCTTCTTTCCATCCTGGCTTTTTTTGCGGTGATGCTCTTCATCATGGCCTTGGCCTTGGGGCCAGAGGAGGAGCCCTTGCGCCGGGCTGCCCCCGGGGTGCTCTGGGTGGCCTTGGCCTTCGGGAGCACTCTCCTTTCCACCCGGGCCTTTGCCCTCGAGGTGGAAGAGGGCACCTTGGACGACCTCCTTCTGGCTCCCGGGGGCAAGGAGTGGATCTACTTCGGCAAGCTTCTTTTCCAGATGCTCCTTCTCCTGCCCCTGGCCGCCCTTGCCCTTTTGATGGCGGCGGGCCTCTTCTACCTGCCCTTGGAGCGCCTTTTCCCTCTCTTCCTGACCCTGGTCCTAGGGGTTTTGGGCTACGCCAGCGTCGCCACCTTTTACGCCGGCCTCCTGGCCCGACTTCGGGGACGAGAGGCGCTTTTGCCCCTCCTCCTTTTCTCCTTGGTGGTCCCCGTGGTCCTGGCCTCGGTACGGGCCACCACGGGCCTGGCGGAGGGCCTTCCCCTGGCGGAGATCTCCGATTGGTGGCAGCTTCTTTTGGTCTTTGATGTGGTCTACCTCTCCGCCAGCGCTCTCCTTTTCCCGGTGGTGATGGAAGGTTAG
- a CDS encoding FAD-dependent oxidoreductase — protein MGKVNRRQVLKTGAALAAAGALSSSAFAQEFYSRPATLLPRTRKPRVVVIGGGWGGTTVARKLVQSGVGVEVVLLEQKPIFMSCPMSNLFLAGVKPLEWLVFDYTNVVKDGVIFVQERVLDINRDRRLVRTAGGYIGYDYLVLAPGIDYMYEAIPGYAEVKHLMPVGFKPFEHIALRRMLDQFDETGGELVMYIPNPPYRCPPGPYERAAMLAWRLKEKGVKGKVIVLDANPQPISKAPGFLAAYNDLYKDYLEYVPNTRITGLDYGKKVVRTELGDVPFTVADLIPPMKAGELVRTAGLGERWANVRIPYFLSEKDDRVYLVGDITGNTPYPKSGMVAYVSGTIVARQIVERLRGKPLQDIPPELPNNICYSFVDREEAIWVAANYSWDAAERQIKAQSSVDNQRSQANGTAAIGWATGIWNDMFGPA, from the coding sequence ATGGGCAAGGTGAATCGGCGTCAGGTTTTGAAGACGGGTGCCGCCTTGGCCGCGGCAGGGGCCCTTTCCAGCTCGGCTTTTGCCCAGGAGTTTTATAGCCGCCCTGCCACCCTGCTTCCTCGCACCCGCAAGCCGCGCGTGGTGGTGATCGGGGGTGGTTGGGGTGGCACCACCGTGGCCCGGAAGCTGGTCCAGTCCGGGGTGGGTGTGGAGGTGGTGCTCCTCGAGCAGAAGCCCATCTTCATGTCCTGCCCCATGTCCAACCTTTTCCTGGCCGGGGTCAAGCCCCTGGAGTGGCTGGTCTTTGACTACACCAACGTGGTCAAGGACGGGGTGATCTTTGTCCAGGAGAGGGTTTTGGACATCAACCGGGACCGCCGCCTGGTGCGAACCGCTGGTGGGTACATCGGTTACGACTACCTGGTCCTGGCCCCGGGCATTGACTACATGTACGAGGCCATCCCGGGCTACGCCGAGGTGAAGCACCTCATGCCCGTGGGCTTCAAGCCCTTTGAACACATCGCCTTAAGGCGGATGCTGGACCAGTTTGACGAGACGGGCGGGGAGCTGGTCATGTACATCCCCAACCCCCCCTACCGCTGCCCCCCGGGGCCCTATGAGCGGGCGGCTATGCTGGCCTGGCGGCTTAAGGAGAAGGGAGTTAAGGGTAAGGTCATCGTTCTAGATGCCAACCCCCAGCCCATCTCCAAGGCCCCAGGTTTCCTAGCGGCCTATAACGACCTTTACAAGGACTACCTGGAGTACGTGCCCAACACCCGGATTACCGGTCTGGATTACGGGAAGAAGGTGGTGAGGACGGAGCTTGGGGACGTGCCTTTTACCGTGGCCGACCTTATCCCCCCCATGAAGGCAGGGGAGCTGGTGCGCACCGCAGGCCTGGGGGAGCGCTGGGCCAACGTGCGCATTCCTTACTTCCTCTCGGAGAAGGACGACCGCGTCTACCTGGTAGGGGATATCACCGGCAACACCCCTTACCCCAAAAGCGGCATGGTGGCCTACGTTTCCGGCACCATTGTGGCCCGGCAGATTGTGGAACGGTTGCGGGGCAAGCCCCTGCAGGACATCCCCCCGGAGTTGCCCAACAACATTTGCTATTCCTTCGTGGACAGGGAGGAGGCCATCTGGGTGGCGGCCAACTACTCCTGGGATGCAGCGGAGCGACAGATCAAGGCCCAAAGCAGCGTGGACAACCAGCGCTCCCAGGCCAACGGCACCGCTGCCATCGGCTGGGCCACGGGCATTTGGAACGACATGTTCGGCCCGGCCTAA
- a CDS encoding ABC transporter ATP-binding protein: MLLRLQGISKRFGRDWVVRDLSFTLERGEVVALLGPNGSGKTTLLRLMAGLLKPTRGQVERMGKALFLPNPPAFHRHLTAREHLLYDLAFHHQGKEPEEALDRFGLPGDLPLYAFSSGMKKRLALARLTLLFPDIWLLDEPETALDKGGRELLLATLAEARKKAGVVMATHDRTLAERVADRTLELGVA; this comes from the coding sequence ATGTTGCTTCGCTTGCAGGGGATCTCCAAGCGCTTCGGCCGGGACTGGGTGGTCCGGGACCTTTCCTTTACCCTGGAGCGGGGGGAAGTGGTGGCCCTCTTGGGGCCCAACGGCTCGGGGAAGACCACCCTCTTGCGCCTCATGGCCGGGCTTCTCAAGCCCACCCGAGGGCAGGTGGAACGGATGGGCAAGGCTCTTTTCCTGCCCAACCCCCCAGCCTTCCACCGCCACCTTACCGCCCGGGAGCACCTCCTTTACGACCTGGCCTTCCACCACCAGGGCAAGGAACCTGAGGAAGCCTTGGATCGCTTTGGGCTGCCCGGGGACCTTCCCCTTTACGCCTTCTCCAGCGGCATGAAGAAGAGGCTTGCCTTGGCCCGGCTTACCCTTCTCTTCCCTGACATCTGGCTATTGGACGAGCCCGAGACCGCCTTGGACAAAGGGGGGAGGGAGCTTCTTCTTGCTACCTTGGCCGAGGCCCGGAAGAAGGCGGGGGTGGTGATGGCCACCCATGACCGCACCTTGGCCGAGCGGGTGGCGGACCGCACCCTGGAGCTGGGGGTGGCATGA
- a CDS encoding c-type cytochrome: MVKRILVLLALLGLAVGARYNLGTPISEELAAQYDLRPVVLPDGRGLPPGEGRVEEGERIYAEKCASCHGTRGEGYPFNRLVAEPFPITPDTEPAEFAIGNYWQYATTLYDYIRRAMPFGAEGTLTNEEVYHLVAFLLYMNGIIDAHEPINQKTLPQVKMPARELLQLDPETKRRFPWLTLP; this comes from the coding sequence ATGGTTAAGCGCATCCTGGTTCTTTTGGCCCTTTTAGGCCTGGCGGTGGGAGCCCGGTACAACCTGGGCACCCCTATCTCCGAGGAGCTGGCGGCCCAGTACGACCTAAGGCCGGTGGTCCTCCCGGACGGCCGGGGGCTTCCCCCGGGAGAGGGGAGGGTGGAGGAGGGGGAGCGGATCTACGCGGAGAAGTGCGCTTCCTGCCACGGGACCCGGGGGGAGGGGTACCCCTTCAACCGGCTGGTGGCCGAGCCCTTCCCCATTACCCCGGATACGGAGCCTGCGGAGTTCGCCATCGGCAACTACTGGCAGTACGCCACCACCCTTTACGACTACATCCGCCGGGCCATGCCCTTTGGGGCTGAAGGCACCCTCACCAATGAGGAGGTTTACCACCTGGTGGCCTTTCTCCTCTACATGAACGGCATCATCGATGCCCACGAGCCCATCAACCAGAAGACCCTGCCCCAGGTGAAGATGCCCGCACGGGAGCTTTTGCAGTTGGACCCTGAGACCAAGCGCCGCTTCCCTTGGCTCACCTTGCCCTAG
- a CDS encoding rhodanese-like domain-containing protein, producing the protein MRRRDLLAVLPLLPWARAQGGGEAGDWVKAFGEFLKRVPPASYLVYPTEAKDLLLFDPFILDVRTEEERKKGYIPGSVHIYAGQVPDRLAELPKDREALILVYCNSGSVSAVVAAYLQALGYKNAKNIAHGFKGWLDAGLEVEGGSQ; encoded by the coding sequence ATGCGCCGCCGCGACCTCCTTGCCGTGCTTCCCCTCCTCCCCTGGGCCCGGGCCCAGGGGGGAGGGGAGGCAGGGGACTGGGTCAAGGCCTTTGGGGAGTTTCTCAAGCGGGTGCCTCCCGCCAGCTACCTGGTTTATCCCACCGAGGCCAAGGACCTTCTGCTTTTTGACCCCTTCATCCTGGACGTGCGTACGGAGGAGGAGCGGAAGAAGGGGTATATCCCGGGTTCGGTGCACATCTATGCCGGCCAGGTGCCGGACCGCCTGGCAGAGCTTCCCAAGGATAGGGAGGCCCTGATCCTGGTCTACTGCAACTCGGGAAGCGTCTCGGCGGTGGTGGCCGCATATTTGCAAGCGCTTGGCTACAAGAACGCCAAGAACATCGCCCATGGTTTTAAGGGCTGGTTGGACGCGGGCTTGGAAGTGGAAGGAGGTTCCCAATGA
- the soxB gene encoding thiosulfohydrolase SoxB — MNRRELLFWFSALAGLGPKALAQVLENPSRLYDLPPYGNATLLYFSDLHGQAFPHYFMEPPNLIPPKPLMGRPGYLTGEAILRYYGVERKTPLAYLLSYLDFVELAKAFGPIGGLSALTALIRGQKAQVEAEGGRVLVLDGGDTWTNSGLSLLTQGEALVDWQNLVGVDHMVSHWEWTLGRERAEALFKKFKGEHLSYNVVDELFGDPLYPAYRIHQLGRYALAVVGATYPYVKVSHPEEFTEGLSFALDVRRLQEAVDQARAEGADAVVLLSHNGLQLDAALAERVKGIDLILSGHTHDLTPSPWRVGKTWIVAGSAAGKALMRVDLELFRGGIANLRLRILPVLAGHLPGAPDVETFLEKALAPHRQHLFEPLAVSESLLYKRDTLYSTWDELVGQAVKALYPEVDLVFSPAVRWGTTILPGQAITRDHLYAYLGFTYPDLYLFWLRGEQIRNTLEDIASNVFTPDPFYQQGGDVSRVFGLRYVLDPDAPVGKRIREVEVGGKPLDPNRRYLAASYGGRLQRVGEAKAGFEPRPIDQVLEDYLKAAGRVRVLPKPNVRVLGRNYRVPEVSS; from the coding sequence ATGAACCGAAGGGAACTTCTTTTCTGGTTTTCCGCCCTGGCGGGGCTCGGGCCCAAGGCTTTGGCCCAGGTCCTGGAGAATCCTTCCCGCCTCTATGACCTTCCCCCTTACGGTAACGCCACCCTTCTTTACTTCTCCGACCTCCACGGCCAAGCCTTCCCCCACTACTTCATGGAGCCGCCCAACCTCATCCCCCCTAAGCCCCTTATGGGGAGGCCCGGCTACCTCACGGGGGAGGCCATCCTGCGCTATTACGGGGTGGAGCGGAAGACCCCCTTGGCCTACCTGCTCAGCTACCTGGACTTCGTGGAACTGGCCAAGGCCTTCGGTCCCATTGGGGGCCTGAGCGCCCTTACCGCCCTTATCCGCGGGCAAAAGGCCCAGGTGGAGGCCGAGGGGGGAAGGGTCCTGGTGTTGGACGGCGGGGATACCTGGACCAACTCCGGGCTTTCCCTCCTCACCCAGGGGGAGGCCCTGGTGGACTGGCAGAACCTCGTCGGGGTAGACCATATGGTTTCCCACTGGGAGTGGACCTTGGGGCGGGAGAGGGCGGAGGCCCTCTTCAAGAAGTTTAAGGGGGAGCACCTCTCCTACAACGTGGTGGACGAACTTTTCGGCGACCCCCTCTACCCCGCCTACCGGATCCACCAGCTGGGCCGCTATGCCCTGGCCGTCGTGGGGGCCACCTACCCCTACGTGAAGGTTTCCCACCCCGAGGAGTTCACCGAAGGCCTTTCCTTTGCCCTGGATGTGCGCCGCTTGCAGGAGGCCGTGGATCAAGCCCGGGCCGAGGGGGCGGATGCCGTGGTCCTTCTCTCCCATAACGGCCTCCAGCTGGACGCGGCCTTAGCGGAGCGGGTGAAGGGCATTGACCTCATCCTTTCTGGGCACACCCACGACCTCACCCCCTCCCCTTGGCGGGTGGGGAAGACCTGGATCGTGGCGGGAAGCGCGGCCGGCAAGGCCCTCATGCGGGTGGACCTCGAACTTTTCCGGGGGGGCATCGCCAACCTCCGGCTCAGGATCCTGCCGGTTCTGGCCGGCCATCTGCCGGGGGCTCCCGATGTGGAAACCTTCCTGGAGAAGGCCCTGGCTCCTCACCGCCAGCACCTTTTCGAGCCCCTGGCGGTTTCCGAGTCCTTGCTGTACAAGCGGGACACCCTTTACTCCACCTGGGATGAGCTGGTGGGACAGGCGGTGAAGGCCCTTTATCCCGAGGTGGACCTGGTTTTCAGCCCGGCGGTGCGCTGGGGTACCACCATTCTTCCCGGCCAGGCCATCACCCGGGACCATCTCTACGCCTACCTGGGCTTTACCTACCCCGACCTTTACCTCTTCTGGCTACGGGGGGAGCAGATTCGGAACACCCTGGAGGACATCGCCAGCAACGTCTTTACCCCCGATCCCTTCTACCAGCAAGGCGGGGACGTGAGCCGGGTCTTTGGCCTCCGCTATGTGCTGGACCCCGATGCCCCGGTCGGCAAGCGCATCCGGGAGGTGGAGGTGGGGGGCAAGCCCCTGGATCCCAATCGCCGCTACCTGGCGGCCTCCTATGGGGGGAGGCTCCAGCGGGTGGGGGAGGCCAAGGCGGGCTTTGAGCCCAGGCCCATTGACCAGGTCCTCGAGGACTACCTCAAAGCCGCTGGGCGCGTAAGGGTTTTGCCTAAGCCCAACGTGCGGGTGCTGGGACGCAACTACCGTGTACCGGAGGTGAGTTCATGA